One genomic window of Osmia bicornis bicornis chromosome 5, iOsmBic2.1, whole genome shotgun sequence includes the following:
- the LOC114872361 gene encoding ubiquitin carboxyl-terminal hydrolase 36 gives MPAVSICDPVAATLCRSLETNQPKSSDDLSSCLVNNASRILQSEIQYKEVDDYQTTILDQLKAKYIVLSLPNSENLDGKTKDGTNCIKRNEKTSKGPSLPEPSVVLYPPKKVSLGWKETFPVGAGMYNVGNTCYLNSTLQALFHIPALVNWLLSDSHHTSKCEQNDGGGECLTCAVAKTLQFSHQKSGCAIKPFYIYNKLKLICRTMVPGQQEDAHEFLRYLLEGMEKAYLARHKASKLDSYSKETTPINQIFGGYIRTEVKCLQCRHVSTTFQHFQDLLVDIRKANTLDEALTSYFSREQLDNNDYKCEACKKRVPATKQFSLERPPKVLCVQLKRFSVLGGKISKHIGFKQTIDMGPYLWREPGEAVQPLTYKLMSIVTHMGPSVNCGHYTAVAKVSTGQYYSFDDSCVRPISLNNVLSTNAYIMIFEMEQQTPTPVQTQQTVKLNGTMTVNNTLSSPGSPKNKTVAPKPSTSGLISLNGSLNGTSVNKDNTEKSETSLQASTNKSAVLQFTSQKSTNFIGPQLPQKLQDKSQPRLIMHIKNGKILNGNSLVPYDGSSEEEDVNSIVPLKNHTSSSTAPKTNTSTSATNGTPKNSPIKNNLPKTVFSSKEVQKFTSKANGGNNVSQNQSTITQCAKAQNGSSYSTTPIMYQNGKLEANGKTESSSANKSKWHQSVRAKTGQDEKVITKAANSNMKGWQVSKDTFSPTSTAAPNGWSVTDKEDVNKVNQNNTTPSVAALRDFNGTNRSDTVSHLLKMSHRGYGSSSVVNWNGNRTHLDREVDNDRREERKRHFNTDDEEIDRGRVKKVKDHRTYEDRSNTGYNPFQEYQNSKTWNRASGGGYYRKHYYNTSSYTRSRHGRNYRPQHYRYHNHSHGHWQRG, from the exons ATGCCTGCTGTAAGCATATGTGACCCTGTTGCGGCCACACTCTGTCGTTCTTTGGAGACTAACCAGCCTAAATCATCGGATGATTTATCTTCATGCTTGGTTAATAATGCATCTAGAATTCTTCAATCAGAAATTCAATACAAGGAAGTAGATGATTATCAAACAACAATTTTGGATCAACTTAAAGCCAAATATATTGTATTGAGCTTGCCAAACTCTGAAAATTTAGATGGTAAAACAAAAGATGGAACaaattgtataaaaagaaatgaaaagacaAGCAAAGGACCCAGTTTGCCAGAACCAAGTGTTGTTTTATATCCTCCCAAGAAAGTTAGCCTGGGTTGGAAAGAGACATTTCCAGTTGGAGCTGGCATGTATAATGTTGGAAATACTTGTTACTTAAATAGCACTCTTCAAGCTCTGTTTCATATACCAGCGCTTGTTAACTGGTTATTATCTGATTCGCATCATACATCAAAGTGTGAACAAAACG ATGGAGGTGGAGAGTGCCTTACATGTGCAGTGGCTAAGACCTTACAATTTAGTCATCAAAAATCGGGATGTGCTATCAAGCCGTTTTACAtatataacaaattaaaac TTATTTGTCGAACCATGGTGCCTGGACAGCAAGAAGATGCGCATGAATTTTTACGTTATTTATTGGAAGGCATGGAAAAAGCTTATTTAGCAAGACATAAAGCCAGTAAACTAGACAGTTATTCTAAAGAAACAACACCTATTAATCAAATATTTGGTGGTTATATCCGTACTGAAGTAAAGTGCCTACAGTGTCGGCATGTTTCCACTACATTTCAACACTTTCAA GACTTATTAGTAGACATTCGTAAAGCAAATACTCTGGATGAAGCATTAACTAGTTATTTTAGTCGTGAACAACTAGATAACAATGACTATAAATGTGAAGCTTGTAAAAAAAGAGTTCCTGCTACAAAACAGTTTAGCTTAGAACGACCTCCGAAAGTGCTCTGTGTGCAATTAAAGAGGTTCAGCGTTCTAGGAGGAAAAATATCAAAACATATAGGTTTTAAGCAGACTATAGATATGGGCCCTTATCTTTGGAGAGAACCTGGAGAAGCTGTACAACCACTTACATATAAACTTATGTCAATAGTTACACATATGGGTCCATCAGTAAATTGTGGGCATTACACAGCAGTTGCTAAAGTTTCAACAGGCCAATATTATTCCTTCGACGATTCTTGT GTTCGTCCGATTAGTTTGAATAATGTGTTGAGTACAAACGCATACATAATGATCTTTGAAATGGAACAGCAAACACCAACTCCGGTTCAAACTCAGCAGACTGTCAAATTAAATGGTACAATGACTGTAAACAATACGTTATCGTCACCGGGAAGTCCAAAGAATAAAACTGTAGCTCCTAAACCATCAACGTCTGGATTAATTTCACTAAACGGATCGCTCAATGGTACATCAGTCAATAAAGACAATACTGAAAAGTCCGAAACAAGTTTGCAAGCATCGACGAACAAGAGCGCGGTGCTTCAATTCACTTCACAGAAGAGCACAAATTTTATTGGACCACAGTTACCGCAAAAATTGCAGGATAAATCACAACCGAGATTAATTATGCATattaaaaatggaaaaatctTAAATGGGAATAGCTTAGTTCCTTATGACGGATCCAGCGAAGAAGAAGATGTTAATTCCATTGTACCGTTAAAAAATCATACAAGTTCAAGTACTGCACCAAAAACGAACACATCTACTAGTGCCACTAATGGTACACCAAAAAATTCTCCGATTAAAAATAACTTGCCGAAAACAGTTTTTAGTTCAAAAGAAGTACAGAAATTTACGTCGAAGGCAAATGGTGGTAATAATGTTTCACAGAATCAAAGTACTATAACACAGTGTGCAAAGGCACAAAATGGTTCCAGTTACAGTACCACTCCAATAATGTACCAGAACGGCAAATTAGAAGCAAATGGTAAGACAGAAAGTAGTAGCGCTAATAAAAGTAAATGGCATCAGTCTGTTAGAGCGAAAACAGGACAAGACGAGAAAGTAATTACTAAAGCTGCAAATAGCAATATGAAAGGTTGGCAAGTTTCAAAAGATACATTTTCCCCTACGTCGACTGCAGCACCCAATGGGTGGTCCGTGACTGATAA aGAAGACGTAAACAAAGTTAATCAAAACAATACAACACCCAGTGTTGCAGCGTTAAGAGATTTTAATGGAACAAATCGTTCCGACACAGTTTCGCATTTATTAAAGATGTCTCACCGTGGTTACGGCAGTTCTTCCG ttGTAAATTGGAATGGTAACAGGACACATTTAGACAGAGAGGTTGACAATGATAGACGAGAAGAACGTAAGCGGCATTTCAATACAGACGATGAGGAGATAGATCGAGGTAGagtgaaaaaagtgaaggatCATCGAACGTACGAAGATAGAAGCAATACTGGTTATAATCCTTTTCAAGAATATCAAAATAGCAAAACATGGAACCGAGCTTCCGGTGGTGGTTATTACCGGAAACATTATTATAATACTTCTAGCTATACTCGGTCACGGCATGGTAGAAATTATAGGCCTCAACATTACAGATACCATAATCATTCTCATGGCCATTGGCAACGGGGATAA
- the LOC114872387 gene encoding uncharacterized protein LOC114872387, translated as MITALPVPSVKVFHKTYYQEKGARITSSQPGSPLTESEAVLALMDKEPPEYYFCGKVNSLHVVVGSLLLGAVVLVVGLVQLAPGAEAAQNSTALIAVGCSLLVVGVLLAPLRALCIKKQKAAQKDGTHQRSVTSIDMLLAQHRDFTVLTPDELEDLVGRPTSNLENKIRKQGHNT; from the exons ATGATCACGGCATTGCCAGTGCCCTCGGTGAAGGTCTTCCACAAAACTTATTATCAAGAAAAAGGAGCCAGGATAACAAGTAGTCAACCTGGCAGCCCCTTAACTGAGAGTGAAGCGGTACTAGCGTTAATGGACAAGGAACCACCGGAGTACTACTTCTGTGGCAAG GTCAATTCGTTACACGTGGTAGTTGGGTCATTGCTGCTCGGCGCCGTGGTATTGGTAGTAGGCTTGGTGCAGCTTGCACCCGGAGCCGAAGCTGCACAAAACTCGACCGCCCTTATTGCTGTCGGATGCAGTTTACTAGTGGTTGGCGTACTTCTCGCGCCACTCAGAGCTTTGTgcataaagaaacaaaaggcTGCCCAGAAGGATGGAACGCATCAAAGAAGTGTAACTAGCATAGATATGCTTCTTGCTCAACATAG AGACTTCACGGTTCTGACGCCTGACGAACTGGAGGACCTCGTTGGCCGACCAACCTCCAACCTGGAGAATAAAATTCGCAAACAGGGCCACAATACCTAG